One window of the Ananas comosus cultivar F153 linkage group 21, ASM154086v1, whole genome shotgun sequence genome contains the following:
- the LOC109726685 gene encoding 2-Cys peroxiredoxin BAS1, chloroplastic: protein MAMACAFSSIVSSSNPRTLSSNSSPMASLPPAPVSVPKTLAVPRSFHGLRKGFHPRPAPSVSAPRSAKRSFVVNALNGSDLPLVGNKAPDFEAEAVFDQEFIKVKLSDYIGKKYVILFFYPLDFTFVCPTEITAFSDRYAEFEKVNTEILGVSIDSVFSHLSWVQTDRKSGGLGDLKYPLISDLTKSISKSYGVLIPDQGIALRGLFVIDKEGVIQHSTINNLAIGRSVDETMRTLQALQYVQENPDEVCPAGWKPGDKSMKPDPKLSKEYFAAI from the exons ATGGCCATGGCTTGCGCGTTCTCCTCCATCGTCTCCTCCTCCAACCCAAGAACcctctcctccaactcctctCCCATGGCGTCGCTCCCCCCCGCTCCCGTGTCCGTTCCCAAAACCCTAGCAGTTCCGAGGAGCTTCCACGGCCTTCGGAAGGGTTTCCACCCGCGCCCTGCTCCATCGGTCTCCGCTCCGAGATCGGCGAAGAGAAGCTTCGTCGTGAATGCTTTGAACGGG AGTGATTTGCCATTGGTTGGAAATAAAGCACCAGATTTCGAGGCGGAAGCAGTTTTCGATCAGGAATTCATCAAG GTCAAACTCTCGGATTATATCGGGAAGAAATAtgtgattttgtttttctaCCCACTGGACTTCACATTTGTTTGCCCTACAG AGATTACTGCTTTCAGTGACCGGTATGCAGAATTTGAGAAGGTTAACACAGAAATTCTGGGCGTTTCAATTGACAGTGTG TTCTCCCACCTTTCTTGGGTTCAAACTGATAGGAAGTCAGGGGGCCTCGGAGATCTGAAGTATCCCCTGATTTCTGACTTgacaaaatcaatttcaaaatcTTATGGTGTCTTGATTCCTGATCAG GGTATAGCATTGCGAGGATTGTTTGTCATTGATAAGGAAGGAGTGATTCAGCACTCTACTATCAACAATCTCGCCATTGGTCGTAGCGTCGATGAAACCATGAGGACTCTTCAG GCATTACAGTATGTCCAGGAGAACCCAGATGAGGTTTGCCCTGCAGGATGGAAGCCCGGGGACAAGTCGATGAAGCCGGACCCGAAACTCAGTAAGGAGTACTTTGCGGCTATTTAG
- the LOC109726280 gene encoding uncharacterized protein LOC109726280, whose translation MAAAALLLSTLPPTKRDQLLQTQLKPSLPTVRPPRSRFKIRAVQETKEELKSSSSSPEEITEKYGLEFGLWKIFSSKERGGGGGDGEGKEKSKGDQAKELLAKYGGAYLATSITLSLISFALCYILISAGIDVQALLNKVGIVTDETGGKVGTFALAYAAHKAASPIRFPPTVALTPIVASWIGKKRAKSEEK comes from the exons atggCCGCAGCGGCTCTGTTACTCTCCACGCTCCCGCCCACGAAACGCGACCAACTCCTCCAAACCCAACTCAAACCCTCGCTCCCCACCGTCCGTCCACCCCGGAGCCGCTTTAAGATTCGGGCCGTGCAGGAAACGAAAGAGGAGTTGAAGAGCTCCTCCTCGTCGCCCGAGGAGATCACCGAGAAGTACGGGCTCGAATTTGGGCTGTGGAAG ATATTTAGTTCtaaggagagaggaggaggaggaggagatggagaaggGAAAGAGAAGTCCAAAGGGGATCAAGCAAAGGAACTTTTAGCTAAGTATGGGGGAGCTTATTTGGCTACTTCAATAACCCTCTCTCTTATCTCTTTCGCCCTCTGCTACATTTTGATTAGTGCTGGGATTGATGTGCAAGCCCTGCTAAATAAG GTCGGAATTGTGACGGACGAGACCGGAGGGAAGGTGGGGACGTTTGCGTTGGCCTACGCTGCGCACAAGGCGGCGTCGCCGATCAGGTTCCCTCCGACAGTGGCGCTCACTCCGATCGTCGCGAGTTGGATCGGAAAGAAGAGAGCCAAATCAGAGGAGAAGTGA
- the LOC109726278 gene encoding transcription factor E2FA-like isoform X1: MSGGGRAAGNQQSGQKIFQPLRRHLPFPSARPPFPAPDEYHRFSAADGRRVAAAADDMAEAVVIKTPLKRKADQEENEAAESSEWTTSPGYAEAVSSPLLTPVSGKGGRVHGKSKAPKYNKAGPHTPMSNAGSPSSNPLTPVGTCRYDSSLGLLTKKFINLLKHAQDGILDLNKAAETLEVQKRRIYDITNVLEGIGLIEKKLKNRIRWKGLDDSRPEVNNDFSILQEEVENLTLQEQNVDERISEMREKLRELTEDDNNQKWLYVTEDDIKGLPCFQNETLIAIKAPHGTTLEVPDPDEAGDYLQRRYRIVLRSTMGPIDVYLVSQFEEKFEEMSGVETPPRNTQMPNSRPAESCKAVVAAESSRGKETELNVQDGQRIALDINASQDYLGGMTKIVPSDDDTDADYWLLSDSVASITEIWKTAPEQQIDEIDRFSMDEYFAGEVSTPRPQNQQESGVIDAPSNTDATQR, from the exons ATGTCCGGTGGGGGCCGAGCAGCTGGGAACCAGCAATCGGGGCAGAAGATCTTCCAGCCGCTGCGGCGGCACCTCCCGTTCCCGTCGGCCAGGCCGCCGTTCCCTGCGCCGGACGAGTACCACCGCTTCTCCGCCGCCGATGGccgccgcgtcgccgccgccgccgacgacatGGCCGAGGCCGTGGTTATTAAGACTCCC TTGAAACGAAAAGCTGATCAGGAAGAAAATGAAGCTGCTGAATCGAGTGAGTGGACAACTAGTCCAGGATATGCTGAAGCAGTTAGCAGTCCACTTCTTACTCCAGTATCTGGAAAAGGTGGTAGAGTGCATGGCAAGTCAAAGGCTCCAAAATACAATAAAGCTGGGCCTCATACCCCTATGTCAAATGCTG GTTCCCCTTCTAGCAATCCTCTCACACCAGTCGGTACCTGTCGTTATGACAGCTCTCTAG GACTATTGACAAAAAAGTTCATCAATTTGCTTAAGCATGCACAAGATGGCATCCTTGATTTGAATAAAGCTGCAGAGACATTGGAG GTGCAAAAGAGGCGAATATATGACATAACAAATGTTCTTGAAGGGATCGGGCTGATTGAAAAGAAACTCAAGAACAGAATCCGTTGGaa GGGGCTAGATGACTCAAGACCAGAAGTTAACAATGATTTCTCAATATTACAG gaGGAAGTTGAAAATCTTACCTTGCAGGAGCAGAACGTAGATGAGCGCATAAG TGAAATGCGAGAGAAGTTAAGGGAGCTCACAGAAGACGATAATAATCAAAA GTGGCTTTATGTCACGGAGGATGACATTAAAGGACTGCCCTGCTTTCAG AATGAAACCCTAATTGCAATAAAAGCACCTCATGGCACTACGCTGGAAGTCCCGGATCCTGACGAG GCTGGTGACTATTTGCAGAGAAGATACAGAATTGTCCTAAGAAGTACTATGGGTCCAATAGATGTTTACCTTGTTAG TCAATTTGAGGAGAAGTTTGAGGAGATGAGTGGTGTGGAGACTCCCCCAAGGAATACGCAGATGCCAAATTCAAGGCCTGCTGAAAGCTGTAAAGCAGTGGTAGCTGCAGAGAGTAGCAGAGGTAAGGAGACAGAACTAAATGTTCAAGATGGTCAGAGGATTGCCCTGGACATAAATGCCTCACAGGATTATCTGGGAGGAATGACAAAGATTGTTCCTTCAGATGATGAT ACCGATGCTGACTACTGGCTTTTATCGGATTCTGTGGCTAGCATTACTGAGATATGGAAAACAGCAC CTGAACAGCAAATTGATGAGATAGATAGATTCAGCATGGACGAGTACTTCGCAGGCGAGGTTAGTACACCCCGGCCCCAAAATCAGCAAGAGTCTGGCGTAATTGACGCCCCCTCCAATACAGATGCAACACAAAGATAA
- the LOC109726278 gene encoding transcription factor E2FA-like isoform X2: protein MSNAGSPSSNPLTPVGTCRYDSSLGLLTKKFINLLKHAQDGILDLNKAAETLEVQKRRIYDITNVLEGIGLIEKKLKNRIRWKGLDDSRPEVNNDFSILQEEVENLTLQEQNVDERISEMREKLRELTEDDNNQKWLYVTEDDIKGLPCFQNETLIAIKAPHGTTLEVPDPDEAGDYLQRRYRIVLRSTMGPIDVYLVSQFEEKFEEMSGVETPPRNTQMPNSRPAESCKAVVAAESSRGKETELNVQDGQRIALDINASQDYLGGMTKIVPSDDDTDADYWLLSDSVASITEIWKTAPEQQIDEIDRFSMDEYFAGEVSTPRPQNQQESGVIDAPSNTDATQR from the exons ATGTCAAATGCTG GTTCCCCTTCTAGCAATCCTCTCACACCAGTCGGTACCTGTCGTTATGACAGCTCTCTAG GACTATTGACAAAAAAGTTCATCAATTTGCTTAAGCATGCACAAGATGGCATCCTTGATTTGAATAAAGCTGCAGAGACATTGGAG GTGCAAAAGAGGCGAATATATGACATAACAAATGTTCTTGAAGGGATCGGGCTGATTGAAAAGAAACTCAAGAACAGAATCCGTTGGaa GGGGCTAGATGACTCAAGACCAGAAGTTAACAATGATTTCTCAATATTACAG gaGGAAGTTGAAAATCTTACCTTGCAGGAGCAGAACGTAGATGAGCGCATAAG TGAAATGCGAGAGAAGTTAAGGGAGCTCACAGAAGACGATAATAATCAAAA GTGGCTTTATGTCACGGAGGATGACATTAAAGGACTGCCCTGCTTTCAG AATGAAACCCTAATTGCAATAAAAGCACCTCATGGCACTACGCTGGAAGTCCCGGATCCTGACGAG GCTGGTGACTATTTGCAGAGAAGATACAGAATTGTCCTAAGAAGTACTATGGGTCCAATAGATGTTTACCTTGTTAG TCAATTTGAGGAGAAGTTTGAGGAGATGAGTGGTGTGGAGACTCCCCCAAGGAATACGCAGATGCCAAATTCAAGGCCTGCTGAAAGCTGTAAAGCAGTGGTAGCTGCAGAGAGTAGCAGAGGTAAGGAGACAGAACTAAATGTTCAAGATGGTCAGAGGATTGCCCTGGACATAAATGCCTCACAGGATTATCTGGGAGGAATGACAAAGATTGTTCCTTCAGATGATGAT ACCGATGCTGACTACTGGCTTTTATCGGATTCTGTGGCTAGCATTACTGAGATATGGAAAACAGCAC CTGAACAGCAAATTGATGAGATAGATAGATTCAGCATGGACGAGTACTTCGCAGGCGAGGTTAGTACACCCCGGCCCCAAAATCAGCAAGAGTCTGGCGTAATTGACGCCCCCTCCAATACAGATGCAACACAAAGATAA